TACCTCCCCGTCTTCACCCCCGATTGTCGCCGTCTCCGTGGCCCGTCCCACTCGCATTTCCCCCTATCTCGCCGAGCTCCTGGCCGCCCCCCCCACGGAGCCCATACCGATGGGCCGCCGGCTCCGTGTGGCGTCGTACAACATCCACCGCTGGGCCGGCGTCCGCGGGGGACGCCAGTACGAGCCAGAGCGGGCGTCCGCCGTGGTCAACGAACTCGACGCTGACGTGCTCGCGCTCCAGGAGGTCCTCCGGCCCTTCAACGGCGACGATCCCCTCCGGCAGCTCGCTCAAGACCTGGGCTTCCACCTCGCGTTCGTCGTCACTCGGCTCCACAAACGGGGCGAGCTCGGGAACGCCGTCCTGTCACGGTGGCCCCTCTCTGGGGCTCTGACCATCGACCTTTCGTTCGGTCGGCTGGAGCGGCGTGCGGCCCTCGCCGTCCGAGTCGGCGATGAGGAGCAGAGCCTGCAGGTGGCCGCGACCCACCTCGCCCTCGTCGACCGGACCCGCGCGCGTCAGGTCCGCCACCTCCTCGACCACCCGCACCTCGTCGACGGTCCGGCCGTCCTCCTCGGCGACATGAACGCGTGGCGGCCCACGAAGGCGTCGCGGGCGCTCGACGACCACTTCCGCGACCGCCACCACAACGCGAACTGGCCGGCCTCCTACCCGTCAGTCCGCCCCGTCCTCGCGCTCGACCGGCTGTACGCTCGAGGCGCCCAGGTGGTCGCCCTCGAGACGCACACGAGCGAGGCCGCCCGCCGTGGCTCGGACCACCTCCCGATCATCGGCACGCTAGAGATCGACGAGCGGGACGCGGAGGGCGCCTAGACTCCTCTCCCGGATCTACTCGTCGACCGAGAGGAACCACTCGGCGTGCTCGCAGACGTCCGACTGGCGGTCTTCGTGGAGTACGAGCGTCTCCTCACGGAAGACGATCTCGAAGGCGCCCGTGACCGGCACGGCCCGGTAGCGCTCGTACGTCATCCGGTCGCCCGGCAGCACGAGCGTACCGCGGTCGTCGCGGAACGACTGGCGGACGACGTAGGCCTCGCCGGCGTCGAGGTCGGTGATGCGCATGAGGGGGTCGGCCTCGGTGTCGAGGCGGGCGTGGCTAGGGGTCGAGCGGCAGGCGACCGGAGCCGATCTCGGAACCCAGCACCTCGTCCGGGATGCCGAACGCGTCGACGAGTTCGACGGCGACGGGGCGGAGCCGGTGGAGCAGCCGGTTGACTTCGGTGCGGATGGCCTTCGAAACCGGTGCGTCGATCAGGTTCTGCTCGAGGAACCAGCCGCGGTCCTGCTCGAGGTGCTCCAGGGCGTAGAGGGCGCAGACGAGGCCGAGGAGCGTCTTGATCTGCCCATCCTCGACGGCCTCGACGGCGTCCTGAAACGCCTCCAACACCAACCGCTCGGCGTTCGCGGAGGCGAGGGTGAGCAAGTGATCCTGCACCTCGACGAACGCCTCGAACGAGTCGACGCCGGCGTCGAGGCGGCCCTTGAGCCGGGCGGCGACCTGGACGAGCAGCATCCGCTCGCGTCGCTCGAAGAGGTCGCGGTGCCAGGCCGGATCGAGGAGGTGGTCGCGGTCCGTGTTGCGTCGCGTGAGCGGGTTGATCTCGCCGATACGGACGGCCGCCTGCTCGCGGAGATAGCGGACGAGCCCCCACGCGTTGAGGTCCGAGAACTCCTGCCGGTAGCCGGCCAGGAGGCCCTTCGCGACCTGGAGTTGGAGGACCGTGTTGTCGCCCTCGAACGTGGTGAAGATGTCGGAGTCGGCCTTGCGGTGGGCGATGCGGGCGGACCACCGGAAGCCCTCGCCGCCGCACGCCTCGCGGGCCTCCTGAAGCGTCCGCGTGGCGTGCCACGAGGCCATCGATTTGAGCGCCGCCGCGCGACCCTCGATCTCGCGCGTGTCGCCGCCCATCTCGAGCGCGGCGAAGTCCTCCGCCAGCCGCGCGAGCGCGAACGTCAGGCCGTAGCTCGTGGCGACGAGCGGGAGCAGGCGCCGTTGGTGGCTGAGGTAGTCGAGGATGGCGACCTCGGGCCCGCCCGCCGGCCCGAACTGGCGTCGCCGATCGCCGTAGCGGACGGCCACGGTGAGCCCGGCCTTGGCCGCCGAGTTGGCCGCCGTCCCGACCGCGATCCGCCCGCCCACGAGCGTGCCGAGCATGGTGAAGAACCGCTTGCCGGCGCTCGGAATCGGGCTTTCGTAGGTGCCCTCGGCCGAGACCTCCGCGTAGCGGCTGAGGAGTGCCGTGCGCGGGACGCGGACGTCGTCGAACCAAAGTTGGCCGTTGTCGACGCCGTTGAGGCCCATCTTGTGACCGCTGTCGTCGATCCGCACGCCCGGCATCGGCTCGCCGGACGCGTCGCGGATCGGGACGACGAACGCGTGGACGCCGTAGCCCTCGCCGTCGATCTCGAGCTGGGCGAAGACGGTCGCCATCTGCCCGTGCGCCGCCGCGTTGCCGATCCACTCCTTGTGATCGTGATCACTCGGCGTCCGGATCACCCACTCCTCGGCATCGCGGTCGTAGGTCGCCGTCGTGTTGAGGTCGCGGACGTTCGAGCCGTGGCCGCGCTCGGTCATGGCGAAGGCTCCGGGCATCTCGAGCGAGCCGATCTGAGGCAGCAACTCGCGCCGCTGGTCGTCGCTCCCGAGCGCGTTGACGCTCCCGCCCCACAGCCCGAACTGGACGCCGTACTTCACCACGAGGCTGAGATCGTGCGTGGCGAGGATCTCGAAGACGGCGATGAACTTGGCGATGTCCCCGTCGCCGCCGGCCCACGTCGGATAGGCGACGGCGCCGAGCCCTTCGTCGGCCAGCTTCTGAGTCCACGAGAGGACGACGTCGCGGTAGGCCTCGTTCGAGATCGACGGCTCGGGGTAGGCGAAGAACGGGTCCGAGAGGAGGTCGCGGACGCGGTCCTTCGTCTCGGCGTAGCGCCCGTCGAGGAGCGCCTGCACGGCCGCGACGTCGAACGCGGGTCGTGGGATGCCAACCGGCTCCGCCTCGGGACGGTCCTCGACCAGGTCGCGGAGGACCTCCGGCCCCACCACGCCCAACATGTCCTCGACCTCGCGGAGGGCGCGCGCCGCCTCGGGTGCCAGCCCGGCCCCGTCGCCCGCGCCCACGAGGGCGGCGAGGTCCACGCCGAGGTCGGCGAGGGACTTCTCTGCGAGGTCCGGGACGTGGCGCGCGGCGCGGCGGATCGTGCGGACCCATCCGAAGTAGGTCGTCGCGTCCGGGGGCGAGTCGGGGTCGAGCCACGCAGCGACCTGCTGGCGGTCGGCGTCAGTCATCCACGCCTCGCCCGCGAGGCGATCGCGGGCCGCCGCGATCTCGGCCGGCGTGAGGAAGCCGTCGGCCCAGGCGACGTAGAGGAGCGGGAGGACGGAGGCCACCCCGCAGGAGAGCTCGGCGACGGGGTTGTCGCCCGGGCCAGCGCTCGGCGTGTCGGGCGGGAGGGTCGGCGTGTCGGCCATCGGGTCAAAGGCGGTTCCCGTCGTCAACGGGCGAGGCGCGCGGGGGATGCCCCGCCCCGAACTTTCACTCGCGCCTGAAAACCCAGGGCCCGCGTCCCGTCCTCAGTCTCCCCCCGCATCGACGGCCCGGTTGGCATAGGCCTCGTAGTCGGGGAGCTCCCGCTCGTACGGCCCGCTCATCAACGGCGAGGAGAACACGAAGTCGGCCGAGGCCCGATTGCAGGCGACGGGCACGTTCCACACGACGGCGATGCGAAGGAGCGCCTTGACGTCGGGGTCGTGGGGGACCGGCTCGAGGGGGTCCCAGAAGAACACGAGCACGTCGACCTCGCCCTCGGCGATCCGCGCGCCGAGCTGCTGGTCGCCGCCGAGCGGCCCGCTCCGGAGGCGCTCGACATCGAGGTCGAGCGTCTCGGCGAGGAGCCGGCCCGTCGTGCCCGTGGCGACGATGTGGTGCTCGGCGAGCGCGTCGCGGTTGTAGTGAGCCCAGGCGAGCAGGTCCGCCTTCTGGTGGTCGTGGGCGACGAGGGCGATCCGCTTGCGGGCGGGCGTGGCGAGGGTGGGCATGGCGCCGAGGAGACGGGCCGGCAAGGTCGCGCCCTGCAGCGCCACCGTCACCACCGAATTGGGACCGCGGCCCGGCCCGCCTCGGCGCCGAGGCGGAGCTACCAGCGGGGGGCGCCCTCGGCGGTCGTGGCGTAAAGGGCGAAGTAGCTGTACCCGCGGCGGGCCGGCTCGTAGCTGATGCCGCGGCGCTGGAGCATCCGGTTCGTGCTCCCGTCGGTCAGCCAGATGCCGAGCGAGACGCCCTCGACGGTCGGCCGGTCGACGGGCTCGGGGCCGACCTCGACGCGGATCGGGGCGCCCTCCTGCGTGAACGCGATCCGCCACGCCGGGACGTCGGCGGGGTTCGCGGCGGCGGCCTCCTCCCCCAGCCACGGGTAGCGTTCCAAGAGATCGAGTGGCTTCCCGCCCGGGAGGTCCACGACGTAGCCCTCGTCGAGCGAGCGGACGTACTCGGGGAACGTCAGGCCCGGGTTCTCGCGGAGCGCGAGGTAGAGCTCGGCGGGCGGCACGCCGGCGAGGTTCGTCCCAAAGAACCGGCCGTGGAGGTCGTTCGAGCCGAAGTACGCGGCGAACCAGAGCGGCTCGTGCTCATTGACCATGAACGCGATCTCGAGGTGCGTGTGGGCCCGCGCCCGCCCGAGGCCCCGGCCGGTGTAGCCCATCTTCCCGAGCTGCGCCCCCTGCGCGACGGCCTCACCTTCCGACACGAAAACCTCCGAGAGGTGCGCGTAGAGGCTGTAGATCGGGCTCCCGCTCCACTCGTGCTCGACCACGACGTACTTCCCGTAGCTCGACGCGCCCGCGCTCATGTTGGCGTAGGCCACGCGGCCCCGGTCGATGGCGAACACGGTGTCGATCGGCTCGCCCTGCGCGTCGCGGCCGACGGGCGCGATGTCGACGCCCTCGTGGACGCGCCGGAAGGTCCGCTGCCCGAAGATGGTCGGGACGGGGTCGCGGACGAACCCGTACTGGCCGCCCTCCCACTTTTCCGGCCGGAGCGAGTCGACCGTCATGTTGAGCCCCATGTAGAACTTGTCGGGCGCGTCGTTGAAGAGCGCGCCGTTCTCCGTCGGCAGGACGAGGTCGAGTCCGCCCGCCTCGGTCGACCCGCCGGACGGCTCCGATCGGGCGTCCGAGACGGACCGGGCCGTCGGAGACGACGGGGCATCGACAGGGGCGTCGCCCGACAGCTCACAGCCGGCGAGGACGAGGACGAGAAGGGCGAGGAGCGGCCGGAAGGGCATGGGTCGGCACAGAGAGGGACGGTTTGAACCGGGTGCGTGGGGCCATCCGTTCCGCTCCGCCGATGCGAACCGGGCGAATCCCTGACGCCGGCCGGGCGTCCCCCTCTCCCCCACCCGCCTGCCCGTGACCCGGACCCTCATCGTCGCCCTCCTGTCGCTCGCCGTCGCGTTGCTGTCGCTCCTGACGGCTCTGTTCGCCGCGTTCGCCCCGGACATCCCCACGGTCGCCTCCCGCGACACGGAGCGAGCCACGCGGGCCCGCGCCGACGAGGCGACGCTCCTCGACCACATGGTGCTCATGCAGCGCTACGTGGAGAAGGCCGCGCTCGCCGCCGACGCCGGGAACGGGCCGCTCACCGAGTTCTACGCCCAGAAGATCGACGAGCGCGCCGCGCGCGTGGTCGACGGCGGCTACGTGGTCGACGGGATCGACGTAAGCGCCATCGCGGCCGAGGTGGCGAACCCGCGCGCGGCGGCGCTCGCGGAGGCCGCCGCCAGCCGCGACAGCGCCCGCTTCCGCGAGGCCTACGCCCAGATGGTCGACGGGTGCAACACGTGCCACCGGCGCGCCGGCTACGGCCTCATCCGCATCCAGCGCCCCGACGCCGCGCGCTACCCGTCGCAGGCGTTCGGAGACGAGGCCCCTCCCGAGTAGCACGGACCTGCGAGGCCCACCCGACGTGACGTCGCACAGGTTCTCGGCGGCGTATCGTGTACCGGTCCCGTGCGGAGGACCGGTCCCCTCGCCCGCTCCATGTCACGCCTCCACGTCGCGCTCGCCGCCCTCCTCGTCACTGGGACCGCGGCATGCGGGGGCCCGTCGGCGCTCACGACCTCGGACGGCGGCTTCCCGCTCGCCGCCGCCGACTCGCTCGCCCGGACGCCCGAGGCGGACCTCGACCGGGCCGCCGCCGGCTACCGAGCCCTCCTCGCCGCCGCCGACTGGGCCCTCGCGCCGGACGACTCGGCCCACGTCCGGCGCCACCTCGCCCGCCTCGCGCCGCTGGCCCCCAGGCTCGGCCTCGATGGCGACCTCCGTACCTGGCCGACCGGCACCGGCGCCGACGCCCTCCGCTGGTGGCGTGCCCACGACCCGGCCCCGGCGACCGTCCCGAACGAGCGGCTCCGTGAGCACCTCGAACGCGGCCGGCTCGCCGACGCCGAGTACGTCAGCACGCGCCACCCCTCCGGCCTCGACGGCCGCGGGCGCCTCCTCCTCCGCCTCGGCGAGCCCGAGTGGGTCCGCAGTCCCTACAGCCTTACGCTGGCCCTCGCGTCCGGGGCGGCAGACGGCCTGTTCGTCCGCCCCGAGATCTGGGGCTACCCCTCCGTCTCTGACGCCGCCGTCTACCTCTTCACGCGCGGCGAGGGTGGGATGGAGGAAGTCTCGGCGCGAGAGCTGCTGCCGACCGGACTGCAGATGGGCCCGTCGTTGTCGCGGAGTGGGGAGACCACGATGATCGCCCGGGGGCTCTACGACCTGCTTCGGCCCGTGGCCTTCACGACGCCCGAGTACGCGCAGATTTGGGACCGCGCCGCCCGCTATCTGGACGAGGTCGCACTGGCGAGCGACGGCTCACGCCCGGCGGGTCTCCCGCCCGACCCGTACCTCGTCGACCTCCTCGAGGTCGACCGGATCGACCGGGAGCTCCGTCGGCGGCGCGCGGCGGAGGTCCCACTGACCCTCACGCGGGCAGCGGGAAACGCGATGGGACTCGCCGTCGACGCCCGCCCACTCCGGTTCCGCCAGCCCGACGGCTCGACGCGCGTCGAGCTCGTGTGGACCGTCCCGCCCGACGCCCTCACGGTGTCCCCCATCGAGTGGGCCACGCTCTCCAGCCTCACCGACGCCGACCGCGTGACGGGACTCGACGTCACGCTCACGACCTTCGACGCCGACTACGAGGCGGTCGGGTTCGGGCGCGAGCGGCTCGTGCTCGACGACGAGGCGGCCGGGTCCGGCCTCGCGCCGCGCGTGCTCCAGGTCCAACCGTTCCCGCCCGACGGGTCGCTCGCGCTCGGCGTCGAGGCCCGCTTCGGCGATGTCGTCGCCCGCCGCGCGGTCGTCCGCGCCGACACGCTGGCGCCGCTCCGGATCGCGGGCTTCGAGGTCAGCGACATCCTCCCGGTTACGCTTCCCGCCGAACAGCTCGCGGCCGACCCCAACGAGCTCGCCCTCGCCGACTACCTCCCGTTCGCGGTCACCGGCAGCACGCTTCGCCGCGGCGACCCGCTGGCCGTCGTGTTCGAGGTCTACGGCCTGTCGCCCGGCGACGACGGCCTCGCCCGTTACGCCGTCGCCTACGACGTGACAACGGAGGGGCCGAGAGGCGGGCTGATCGGCCTGTTCGGCGGGCGCCGCGAGCGCCGCGCGGCCTCCGCCCTCACGAATGAGACCGAGGCCGGGCGCGTCCGCGAGGCCGTCGCCGTCGACCTCTCGGCGCTCCTCCCGGGCGACGACCACGTCACGCTCGAGCTCCGCGTGACCGACGAGGCCACGGGCGCATCGGTCACGCGCTCGCTCCCGCTCCGGATCGTCGAGTAGGCCCGCCTCGACGCCGAGGCGGCCCCACCCGAGGCGCTACCGCCGAAGCGTCCCCTCTCGGATCTCCGTCACCAGCCCGTCGAGACCGTACACGTTGGTGAGGGCCTCGACCACCAGCCGCGTGTCGACCATCACGTTCCGTCCGCGCTCGGGCGCGTAGATGTAGTCGCGCACGAGGCCCTCAATCGTCCGGTCGAAGTTGAGCCCGACGAGCTCCCCGTCTCGGTTGACGACGCCCGAGCCCGAGTTGCCCCCGATCGTGTCGGAGGTCGACGTGAAGTTGACCGGCGTGGAGAGATCGACGCGGTCCTCGGCGTCGAGCCAGCGGGCCGGGAGGCCCCACTCGCACGGGTCGGAGGCGCCGGACGTGCAGAAGCTGTGGTACCGGTCGTAGAGCCCGTACATCGTCGTCATCGGCGGGGCGAGCGTGCCGTTGTATGGGTAGCCGCGGACGACGCCGTCGGTGAACCGGAGCGAGAACGTGGCGTCGGGCGGGACGGTGTTGCCGTAGGTCGCGAACCGCTCGCGGCCGAGCTGGCGGGCGATCTCGGCCTCGCGCGCCTCGAACCCGGCCGCGGCCGACTGGAAGTCCTGGATCTGCGGGAGCAGCCCGCGGACGAGCGCGACCGCCTCGTCGTACTCGGCCTGCTCGGGGTCCGGCGACGGCGTGGCCGCGAGGGACTCGGCGAGGAGGCGGTCGGCGGCGGCCTCGGCCGTCTCGCCCTCAAGCGCGTCGGGGAGGGCCTCGCCCTGCGCGCGGTAGTACTGGCGGAGCGCGTCGACCTGGGCGGTGAGGTAGGCCCGCTCCAGCACGGCCGGCCGTTCGGGGACGTTCGCGACGGCCAAGGCGTCGCCGCGCGCGAGGGCGAGCGCGCGGAGCATCAGCGACGAGCTGTACGAGCCGCTGAAGAGGGTCGAGAAGACGCGGTACGCGGCCGCCAGCTTGCGCTTTTCGGCCTGGATCGCGGCCTGCTGGTCGATGAGGGCGGCCGCCTCGGGGCTCGCGTCGCGGAAGGCGCGCTCGGCGGCGGCGCGGCGCGCGACGATGTAGGGGTCCGAGAGCCCGCGGAGCCGGCCCCCATACGCCTTCCGCGCGTTGCTCAGCCCGAAGATCTGGCTCCGGAGCTCGTCCGGGCTCGGCGCCTCGCCCGTCGCGAGGTAGGCCCGGAGCGCGGCCTCGCGCGACTCGATGAATCCGAGCGTTCCGCCCAGCCCGACGTCGCGGAGGAACTCGAGCTCGGCGACCGTCAGCCCGCGCGACGTGCTCCCAGGGTTGCCGATGACGAACACGAGGCTGCCGGCCTCGACGCCCTCCGCCGAGAGCGGGAAGTGCTCCTCCGGCTGGAGCGGCTGCCCGTCGTCGCCGTAGATCCGGAAGAACGCGAAGTCGGCCGCGTAGCGGGGGTACGTGAAGTTGTCCGGGTCGCCGCCGAAGAACCCCAGCGCCTGCTCGGGCGCCATCGCCAGCCGCACGTCGCGGTACCGCCGGAACGTGTACGCCGAGTACCGCCCGCCGTTGTACAGCCCGACGACTTGGACCACGTAGTCGTCAGTGTCGGCGTCCGGGGTCGTGATGCCGTAGGGCTGGAGGAGCCGCGCGGTCACGGCGGCCTCGGCCGTCTCGAACGCGGCCTCCCGCTCGGCGTCGGTCTCGGCCGCGTCGACGGCCGCGCTCATCTCGTCCGTCACGTCGTCGATGGCGACGAGTTGGTCCATCGTGAGGCCGGGCACGCGGCGCTCCTCGTCGAGCGAGGTCGCGTAGAACCCGTTGTCGAGCAAGTTCTCGCCGCCCTCGTCGACGGCCACGACGTGGCGCTGGGCACAGTGGTGGTTGGTGAGGACGAGCCCGTTCGGCGACACGAACGAGGCCGAGCAGCCAGGCATCCGGAGCGACGCGAGGCGCGCGCGGCGGTACCACGCCTCGTCGGGCGCGAAGCCGTACGTCTCCTCGAAGTACTCGGTCGGCGGGTCCTCGAACAGCCACATCTTGCCGCCGTCGAGCGGCCGGGCGCTGACGGTGTCGGGGTCGAACGCGGCCCCTTGCGCGACGGCGGGCGTGGCAACGAGGAGGACGAAAGAGACGAGAAGCGAGAGACGGCGCATCGGAGACGGGAAGGAGGACGCGAAGAAACTAGCACCCCCTCCCACCTCGCTCGGGCCCCGCCGCGGACGGGCCGGACCGCCGCCGTAGACTGCCGGTCCCTCCCCCCGCCGCCATGCCCCACCCCGCGAACGACCCGCTCCGGATCTCCGCCGCCGGCCTCGCCCTCATCGAAGGGTTCGAGGGCTTCGAGCCGGACTGGTACCTCGACCCCGTCGGCGTGCGGACCATCGCCTATGGGTGGACCGGCCCGCTCCCTGACGGCCTCGTCCCGCCGCTCTCGGAGGCCGAGGGCCGGCGCCTGCTCCGCGACACTGTCGGCGCGTACGAGACCGCCGTTCGTCGGCACGTCGAGGTCCCGCTCGCGCAGCCCCAGTTCGACGCGCTCGTCAGCTTCACCTACAACCTCGGCGCCTCGAACCTGTCGACGTCGACGCTCCTCCGGCTGCTGAACGAGGGGAAGCCCGGCGAAGCCGCGAAAGAGTTCGACAAGTGGGTGCTGGCGAACGGAACGCAGCTCGCGGGCCTCGTCCGCCGCCGCGCCGCCGAGCGCGCCCTGTTCGAGTCCGCCCCGGCCCCGCCGATGCCGAGCCCACCGGATCCGCCGCCGGTCGACCCCGGCCCGGAGCCCTACCGGCCCGTCCCGATCACCGACGTCGATCCGATCCCACCGCGACCGCCCCATTTCGTAGAGTCGGACCTCCCCGACCCACTTCCGGTCGACGACCCGCCGCACCCGCGCGTCCACCCCGAGCCGGACCCCGACGATCCTCCCGCCCCACCGGCCGGTCGGTCAGGCTGGTGACAACCCTGTCCGCCTCGGGCGGCCCACCGAGGCGGGCCGGCCCGAGAAACGCACGGCGGGGCGCCTCCCAGAGGGAAGCGCCCCGCGCGCGGTGGGAGCCGTTCTGTCCGAGGGCTCGGCTAGACCGAGGCCTCTTCCGGGACGACCTTGATCTTGAGCTCGGCCGTGATCTCCGGGTGGACCCGGACGGTCGCCGGGTAGACGCCCGTCGTCCGGATGTCCTCCGAGATCGTGATCTTGCGGCGGTCGATCTCGATGCCCTTGGCCTTGAGCTCGTCGGCGATCTGCTGGTTCGTGATCGAGCCGAAGATCCGGTTCTCCTCGCCCGTCTGGACGGGGATGAGGATCTCGGTGTCGTTGAGCTTGGCGGCCAGCTTCTCGGCGTTCTCGCGGGCGGCCTCGATCTTGTGCGAGGCCTGCTTCCGCTCCTCGGCGTACCGCTTGAGGGCGGACGGCGTGGCGGTGACGGCCATCTGGCGTGGGATGAGGAAGTTCCGCCCGTAGCCGGGCTTCACGTCGACGACGTCGCCCTTGATGCCGAGCGTGTCGTGGTCCTCGGTGAGGATGACTTTCATGTCGGTGTTGG
This sequence is a window from Rubrivirga marina. Protein-coding genes within it:
- a CDS encoding endonuclease/exonuclease/phosphatase family protein; its protein translation is MGRRLRVASYNIHRWAGVRGGRQYEPERASAVVNELDADVLALQEVLRPFNGDDPLRQLAQDLGFHLAFVVTRLHKRGELGNAVLSRWPLSGALTIDLSFGRLERRAALAVRVGDEEQSLQVAATHLALVDRTRARQVRHLLDHPHLVDGPAVLLGDMNAWRPTKASRALDDHFRDRHHNANWPASYPSVRPVLALDRLYARGAQVVALETHTSEAARRGSDHLPIIGTLEIDERDAEGA
- a CDS encoding acyl-CoA dehydrogenase codes for the protein MADTPTLPPDTPSAGPGDNPVAELSCGVASVLPLLYVAWADGFLTPAEIAAARDRLAGEAWMTDADRQQVAAWLDPDSPPDATTYFGWVRTIRRAARHVPDLAEKSLADLGVDLAALVGAGDGAGLAPEAARALREVEDMLGVVGPEVLRDLVEDRPEAEPVGIPRPAFDVAAVQALLDGRYAETKDRVRDLLSDPFFAYPEPSISNEAYRDVVLSWTQKLADEGLGAVAYPTWAGGDGDIAKFIAVFEILATHDLSLVVKYGVQFGLWGGSVNALGSDDQRRELLPQIGSLEMPGAFAMTERGHGSNVRDLNTTATYDRDAEEWVIRTPSDHDHKEWIGNAAAHGQMATVFAQLEIDGEGYGVHAFVVPIRDASGEPMPGVRIDDSGHKMGLNGVDNGQLWFDDVRVPRTALLSRYAEVSAEGTYESPIPSAGKRFFTMLGTLVGGRIAVGTAANSAAKAGLTVAVRYGDRRRQFGPAGGPEVAILDYLSHQRRLLPLVATSYGLTFALARLAEDFAALEMGGDTREIEGRAAALKSMASWHATRTLQEAREACGGEGFRWSARIAHRKADSDIFTTFEGDNTVLQLQVAKGLLAGYRQEFSDLNAWGLVRYLREQAAVRIGEINPLTRRNTDRDHLLDPAWHRDLFERRERMLLVQVAARLKGRLDAGVDSFEAFVEVQDHLLTLASANAERLVLEAFQDAVEAVEDGQIKTLLGLVCALYALEHLEQDRGWFLEQNLIDAPVSKAIRTEVNRLLHRLRPVAVELVDAFGIPDEVLGSEIGSGRLPLDP
- a CDS encoding methylglyoxal synthase produces the protein MPTLATPARKRIALVAHDHQKADLLAWAHYNRDALAEHHIVATGTTGRLLAETLDLDVERLRSGPLGGDQQLGARIAEGEVDVLVFFWDPLEPVPHDPDVKALLRIAVVWNVPVACNRASADFVFSSPLMSGPYERELPDYEAYANRAVDAGGD
- a CDS encoding M23 family metallopeptidase; amino-acid sequence: MPFRPLLALLVLVLAGCELSGDAPVDAPSSPTARSVSDARSEPSGGSTEAGGLDLVLPTENGALFNDAPDKFYMGLNMTVDSLRPEKWEGGQYGFVRDPVPTIFGQRTFRRVHEGVDIAPVGRDAQGEPIDTVFAIDRGRVAYANMSAGASSYGKYVVVEHEWSGSPIYSLYAHLSEVFVSEGEAVAQGAQLGKMGYTGRGLGRARAHTHLEIAFMVNEHEPLWFAAYFGSNDLHGRFFGTNLAGVPPAELYLALRENPGLTFPEYVRSLDEGYVVDLPGGKPLDLLERYPWLGEEAAAANPADVPAWRIAFTQEGAPIRVEVGPEPVDRPTVEGVSLGIWLTDGSTNRMLQRRGISYEPARRGYSYFALYATTAEGAPRW
- a CDS encoding cytochrome c, with product MTRTLIVALLSLAVALLSLLTALFAAFAPDIPTVASRDTERATRARADEATLLDHMVLMQRYVEKAALAADAGNGPLTEFYAQKIDERAARVVDGGYVVDGIDVSAIAAEVANPRAAALAEAAASRDSARFREAYAQMVDGCNTCHRRAGYGLIRIQRPDAARYPSQAFGDEAPPE
- a CDS encoding S46 family peptidase encodes the protein MRRLSLLVSFVLLVATPAVAQGAAFDPDTVSARPLDGGKMWLFEDPPTEYFEETYGFAPDEAWYRRARLASLRMPGCSASFVSPNGLVLTNHHCAQRHVVAVDEGGENLLDNGFYATSLDEERRVPGLTMDQLVAIDDVTDEMSAAVDAAETDAEREAAFETAEAAVTARLLQPYGITTPDADTDDYVVQVVGLYNGGRYSAYTFRRYRDVRLAMAPEQALGFFGGDPDNFTYPRYAADFAFFRIYGDDGQPLQPEEHFPLSAEGVEAGSLVFVIGNPGSTSRGLTVAELEFLRDVGLGGTLGFIESREAALRAYLATGEAPSPDELRSQIFGLSNARKAYGGRLRGLSDPYIVARRAAAERAFRDASPEAAALIDQQAAIQAEKRKLAAAYRVFSTLFSGSYSSSLMLRALALARGDALAVANVPERPAVLERAYLTAQVDALRQYYRAQGEALPDALEGETAEAAADRLLAESLAATPSPDPEQAEYDEAVALVRGLLPQIQDFQSAAAGFEAREAEIARQLGRERFATYGNTVPPDATFSLRFTDGVVRGYPYNGTLAPPMTTMYGLYDRYHSFCTSGASDPCEWGLPARWLDAEDRVDLSTPVNFTSTSDTIGGNSGSGVVNRDGELVGLNFDRTIEGLVRDYIYAPERGRNVMVDTRLVVEALTNVYGLDGLVTEIREGTLRR
- a CDS encoding lysozyme, encoding MPHPANDPLRISAAGLALIEGFEGFEPDWYLDPVGVRTIAYGWTGPLPDGLVPPLSEAEGRRLLRDTVGAYETAVRRHVEVPLAQPQFDALVSFTYNLGASNLSTSTLLRLLNEGKPGEAAKEFDKWVLANGTQLAGLVRRRAAERALFESAPAPPMPSPPDPPPVDPGPEPYRPVPITDVDPIPPRPPHFVESDLPDPLPVDDPPHPRVHPEPDPDDPPAPPAGRSGW
- the rplI gene encoding 50S ribosomal protein L9, which encodes MKVILTEDHDTLGIKGDVVDVKPGYGRNFLIPRQMAVTATPSALKRYAEERKQASHKIEAARENAEKLAAKLNDTEILIPVQTGEENRIFGSITNQQIADELKAKGIEIDRRKITISEDIRTTGVYPATVRVHPEITAELKIKVVPEEASV